A segment of the Sphingobacterium oryzagri genome:
GCGTAATGGAGGGGATCAATACCTATGTGCGCAACTACCAAAAAGATGTGCTGTTGAAAAGAGCCGATAAGATTTCAGATTTGGAATTGGAGGATATGATCAATATCACGCCACGTTTTGAAAAGCTGAACGTGAAGGACGCTAAATTACGCACCTTTATTACGCAAGATGCGGATCGTACCGATATGGTGCAACATGTGTATGATACCACCTACGGTATTGTGCAGGATCACCAGGATACTATTGTGGCAATCGATGACTCTATCGTGCGCGGTACGACATTAAAGCAGAGTATATTGACTATTCTGGATCGCTTGAATCCGAAAAAAATTGTGATTGTATCGTCTGCACCGCAAATTCGTTATCCAGACTGTTACGGGATTGATATGTCCAGAATGGGCGAATTTGTTGCCTTCGAAGCAGCGATTTCACTATTGAAACAAAAGGGTTTAGCGCATGTGGTGGATGAGGTTTACCAAAAATGTTTGGCTTCTATCACGAAGCCGAAAGATGAAGTGGAAAACTACGTCAAGGCCATCTATGAACCGTTTACTGATGTAGAGATTTCTGCTGAGATCGCGCGGATTATTCGCCCACACAATTTAAACGCCGAGTTGGAAGTTGTTTACCAAGCGCTTGATAATTTGCACAAGGCTTGTCCTAATCACTCCGGCGATTGGTATTTCTCCGGCGATTATCCTACACCTGGTGGAAATAAAGTCGTTAATAAAGCTTTTATGAACTGGGTAGAAGGTAAAAACGTCCGGGCTTATTTTAGTAATTAGTATCTATTCGTAAGGAGTACTGCGTAGTTCGTACTGCGTCCCTTTACAATATTATGCATAAACAAGAGGAGTGAAGTGTCGTTTTTTGGAACGCATTTCACTCCTTGTCTTTTAAGGATGAGATTCATCCACGCATCTCTCTACTTTTTTTAATTTTTACTTTTGCTTTTTTACTTTATTTCTTATCTTTGCAGCTCATTAAATATTAACAATATACTATATAACAATGTACGCAATAGTAAATATAGCAGGACAGCAATTCAAAGTTGCTAAAGACCAATACCTTTTTGTACACCGCTTACAAGGAGACGAAGGCGCTAGTATTGAATTTGACAATGTATTGTTAGCAGAAGACGGTGGTAAATTTACTGTAGGTACACCAAGTATCTCAGGCGCTAAAGTTTCGGCTACTATTTTGTCTCATTTGAAAGGTGATAAAGTTATCGTTTTCAAAAAGAAACGTCGTAAAGGCTACAAAAAGAAAAACGGTCACCGTCAACAATTCACTAAAATCCAGATCACTGGTATCAGTTTATAATCGAGTTTTTAATCTGACT
Coding sequences within it:
- the rplU gene encoding 50S ribosomal protein L21, producing the protein MYAIVNIAGQQFKVAKDQYLFVHRLQGDEGASIEFDNVLLAEDGGKFTVGTPSISGAKVSATILSHLKGDKVIVFKKKRRKGYKKKNGHRQQFTKIQITGISL